The following coding sequences lie in one Flavobacterium sediminis genomic window:
- a CDS encoding MFS transporter, with amino-acid sequence MLQNKWISLAVILMSPLLTVVDVYIVNMALPAIRAQFTATDSHTELVISSYLVGYCVFLITGGRAGDFYGRKKMFLWSMLVFTFSSAMCGLAGTIWQLITFRFIQGISAAFMVPQTLTMIQVAFREPNERTRAFGYYGVTLGIASIIGQFLGGYFVASNFIEESWRLIFLINVPLGIITLALAWFSLQETKQKSEERFDLSGVLLLTVSLSALIYSLTTIPETGFSITLVSLLLSAFLLLFFFGKNQHKKTIQQLNPLLTTSLFKIRSFNLILVIALFFWGAHNSYLLMCAIQFQRVLHIDALTASRYFSFNGVGFLISSLIAFRFLAKYGIKLLIGGGILMILSIVLQLLTLDSKENIFLIPFFMFIYGLGQGTLLPSILNYALKKIPVEHAAAAGGVYVTVQQFSSALGISVIGSVFFFAIRNNYNGYVIAMSMAAIYLIVVVLSLHRLSKFKEAH; translated from the coding sequence ATGCTACAAAATAAATGGATTTCTCTTGCTGTGATATTAATGTCGCCCTTATTAACTGTGGTAGATGTTTACATTGTAAACATGGCTCTACCGGCAATCAGGGCGCAATTCACAGCGACCGATAGTCATACGGAGCTGGTAATAAGTTCTTATTTAGTAGGGTATTGCGTTTTTTTGATAACAGGCGGAAGAGCGGGAGATTTTTACGGACGCAAAAAAATGTTCTTGTGGAGTATGCTGGTCTTTACGTTTAGTTCGGCCATGTGTGGGTTGGCAGGAACCATTTGGCAACTTATTACCTTCCGTTTTATTCAAGGGATTTCTGCTGCTTTTATGGTACCGCAGACCTTGACCATGATTCAAGTGGCGTTTAGAGAACCCAATGAAAGAACTAGAGCTTTTGGTTATTATGGCGTTACTCTAGGAATCGCGTCTATTATCGGGCAATTTTTAGGGGGCTATTTTGTAGCATCAAACTTCATTGAAGAAAGCTGGCGCTTGATTTTTTTAATCAACGTGCCTTTAGGGATCATTACTTTAGCTTTGGCTTGGTTCAGCCTGCAAGAAACCAAACAAAAAAGTGAAGAGCGATTTGATCTTTCAGGAGTTCTGTTATTAACCGTCTCGCTTTCAGCTTTGATTTACAGTTTAACCACTATTCCCGAAACCGGTTTTTCAATAACGTTAGTTTCTTTGTTGTTGTCTGCGTTTTTACTCTTGTTTTTCTTTGGAAAAAATCAGCACAAAAAAACCATTCAACAATTAAACCCATTGCTTACTACTAGTCTATTTAAAATACGAAGTTTCAATTTAATTTTAGTAATAGCCTTGTTTTTTTGGGGAGCACATAATTCGTATTTGTTAATGTGTGCAATTCAGTTCCAAAGGGTTTTACATATCGATGCTTTAACAGCAAGTCGATATTTTTCATTTAATGGTGTAGGTTTTCTAATTTCGTCTTTAATAGCATTTCGTTTCTTAGCGAAATATGGAATTAAACTTTTAATTGGTGGCGGAATTTTAATGATTCTTTCCATTGTATTACAATTGCTTACATTAGACAGTAAAGAAAATATTTTCCTGATTCCGTTTTTTATGTTTATTTATGGTTTAGGACAAGGAACACTTTTACCTTCCATTTTGAATTATGCCTTGAAAAAGATTCCCGTGGAACATGCCGCTGCCGCTGGAGGTGTTTATGTAACGGTTCAGCAATTTTCTTCAGCATTAGGAATAAGTGTAATCGGAAGTGTTTTTTTCTTTGCCATTCGAAATAATTACAATGGTTATGTAATTGCAATGAGTATGGCTGCTATCTATTTGATTGTAGTAGTGTTATCATTACATAGGCTGTCAAAGTTTAAAGAAGCGCACTAA
- the pcaF gene encoding 3-oxoadipyl-CoA thiolase, which yields MNKNVYIIDGIRTPVGNFGGGLSQVRTDDLAATVIKELVKRNPEIPVEEIEDVILGCHNQAGEDNRNIARMALLLAGLPYTIPGETINRLCSSGMSSIVNAARAIACGDGDIYIAGGVEHMTRGPLVVSKPSKAFGTDSRMEDSSFGWRFVNPKMKEMYGVDPMGITAENLVELYNISREDQDLFSYRSQMKATKAQENGRLAKEIMTVEIPQRKGDAVLFEKDEFVRPNTTTEILAKLRPAFKKDGTVTAGNASGLNDGAAAVFLASEEAVKKYNLKPIAKIVSSGVVGVEPRIMGIGPVGASYKALKRAGLELKDIDVIELNEAFAAQSLACIRAFGLADDDARINPNGGAIAIGHPLGMSGTRIVYSAALELQGQNKKYALATMCVGVGQGYALLLEKV from the coding sequence ATGAATAAAAACGTATATATTATTGATGGTATCCGTACTCCCGTTGGAAATTTCGGCGGCGGATTATCACAAGTACGAACAGATGATTTAGCAGCAACAGTGATCAAAGAATTGGTTAAACGAAATCCTGAGATTCCCGTTGAAGAAATTGAAGATGTCATTTTAGGTTGTCATAACCAGGCAGGTGAGGACAACCGAAATATAGCGCGTATGGCTTTATTATTGGCAGGTTTGCCGTATACCATTCCAGGTGAAACAATTAATCGCTTGTGCTCATCAGGGATGTCTTCTATCGTAAATGCAGCCAGAGCTATAGCTTGTGGTGATGGTGATATTTATATTGCCGGCGGGGTAGAACACATGACTCGAGGACCGTTAGTGGTTTCTAAACCGTCTAAAGCTTTTGGAACCGATTCTAGAATGGAAGATTCAAGCTTCGGATGGCGTTTTGTAAACCCGAAAATGAAAGAAATGTATGGTGTTGACCCAATGGGAATAACTGCCGAAAATTTGGTAGAGTTGTACAATATTTCAAGGGAAGATCAGGATTTATTTTCTTATCGTTCACAAATGAAAGCTACAAAAGCGCAGGAAAACGGAAGATTGGCTAAAGAAATTATGACAGTCGAAATTCCACAGCGTAAAGGTGATGCCGTTCTTTTTGAAAAAGATGAGTTCGTCAGACCAAATACGACAACAGAAATATTAGCAAAGTTAAGACCGGCTTTCAAAAAAGACGGAACTGTAACAGCCGGTAATGCATCCGGATTAAATGATGGTGCAGCAGCCGTGTTTTTAGCATCAGAAGAAGCAGTAAAAAAATACAATCTGAAGCCAATAGCTAAAATTGTGAGTTCCGGTGTTGTAGGTGTAGAACCGAGAATTATGGGAATCGGTCCGGTTGGTGCTTCGTATAAAGCACTAAAAAGAGCCGGATTAGAATTAAAAGATATTGATGTTATTGAGTTAAACGAAGCTTTTGCCGCTCAAAGTTTAGCGTGTATCAGAGCATTTGGTTTAGCAGATGACGATGCCCGAATTAACCCCAATGGCGGTGCTATTGCTATTGGTCACCCACTGGGAATGTCGGGAACGCGAATTGTTTATAGTGCGGCTTTAGAGTTGCAGGGACAAAATAAAAAATATGCTTTAGCCACCATGTGTGTGGGTGTAGGACAAGGTTATGCTTTACTTTTAGAGAAAGTATAA
- a CDS encoding FUSC family protein, translated as MLEKLIKHSIGSDLAIYIFRCCLGFWIGYELYIYFIEHQLYWALLSIILVISPEAKDSKRLAIERFKANFIGSGMGLLCFLIGTPNFLIIITGIILSIVFCYVFKLMNVVRTAIVALIIVLIYERDNMSWMGAIERFSGVALGCLIGLAITVITSYGINFLRKKWNLPEDEGFKNIKNE; from the coding sequence ATGCTCGAAAAATTAATTAAACATAGCATAGGTTCTGATTTAGCCATCTATATTTTCAGATGTTGTTTGGGATTTTGGATTGGTTACGAATTATACATCTATTTCATTGAACATCAATTGTATTGGGCTTTGTTGTCAATAATTTTGGTGATTTCGCCAGAGGCAAAAGATTCTAAACGATTGGCCATAGAACGTTTCAAAGCCAATTTTATTGGTTCGGGAATGGGACTGCTTTGTTTTTTAATAGGAACACCTAATTTCTTGATAATCATTACAGGAATCATTTTATCCATCGTTTTTTGTTATGTTTTTAAATTGATGAATGTGGTACGTACAGCAATTGTGGCTTTGATCATTGTTTTGATCTACGAACGGGACAACATGAGTTGGATGGGAGCTATTGAAAGGTTTTCCGGTGTTGCTTTAGGCTGTCTGATAGGATTAGCAATAACAGTGATTACTTCTTATGGAATTAACTTTCTGCGAAAAAAATGGAATTTGCCTGAAGATGAAGGCTTTAAAAATATTAAAAATGAATAA
- a CDS encoding MFS transporter — MRTINIQQVIDDARFGSFHWKVLFWCFLIIIFDVYDLVIYGVVLPILMKEWNLTPMEAGTLGSYALFGMMFGALIFGPLADKIGRKKSIIICLVLFSVFTLVSTLAVEPFQFGLSRFIAGLGIGGLMPNAVALITEYAPKKMRSLLTTIMFSGYAVGGMLSAGLGMLLLPSFGWQSVFYVGAIPLVLLPIILKYLPDSLGFLVRSGKNEEASKIVSKIDPNAIAANEKVTFETPEKVPGASLVQLFKNKRGISTVMFWIAFFMCLLMVYGLNSWLPKLMNQAGYPLGSSLSFLLALNVGAMIGAIGGGWLGDKFHLRKVLIIFLSLAAISLSLLGFKSNTFVLYLLIGMAGATTIGTQILLYAYVAQFYPMDIRSTGIGWASGVGRLGGMAGPILGGALLSMGLPFEANFMIFAIPGAIGALAICFVSLKYAYVNKVTSQVELQTEPKLG; from the coding sequence ATGAGAACTATCAACATTCAACAGGTAATCGACGACGCTCGATTCGGAAGTTTTCACTGGAAAGTACTTTTCTGGTGTTTTTTAATCATCATTTTTGATGTGTATGATTTAGTCATTTACGGTGTGGTTTTACCCATTTTGATGAAAGAATGGAACCTAACACCGATGGAAGCCGGGACTTTAGGAAGTTATGCCTTATTCGGCATGATGTTCGGGGCACTTATTTTCGGACCATTAGCTGATAAAATTGGTCGAAAAAAATCGATTATAATTTGTTTGGTTCTTTTTAGCGTATTTACTTTAGTGAGTACTTTAGCAGTTGAGCCATTCCAGTTTGGATTAAGCCGATTTATAGCAGGTTTAGGAATTGGTGGTTTAATGCCTAATGCCGTTGCATTAATCACAGAATATGCACCTAAAAAGATGCGTTCTTTGTTAACAACAATAATGTTTAGTGGCTATGCAGTAGGTGGAATGCTTTCTGCAGGTTTAGGAATGTTGCTTTTGCCTAGTTTCGGCTGGCAATCTGTATTCTATGTAGGTGCAATTCCACTAGTTTTATTGCCTATTATTTTAAAATATCTCCCAGATTCTTTAGGATTTTTAGTGAGAAGTGGTAAAAATGAAGAAGCTTCAAAAATCGTTTCAAAAATTGACCCAAATGCTATTGCTGCCAATGAAAAAGTAACTTTTGAAACACCTGAAAAAGTTCCGGGAGCAAGTTTAGTACAACTTTTCAAAAATAAAAGAGGTATCAGTACTGTAATGTTCTGGATAGCATTTTTTATGTGTTTGTTAATGGTTTACGGATTAAATTCTTGGTTACCAAAATTGATGAATCAAGCGGGATATCCATTAGGATCTAGTTTATCATTCTTATTAGCGTTAAATGTTGGAGCGATGATTGGTGCCATTGGCGGCGGATGGTTAGGTGATAAATTTCACTTGAGAAAAGTTTTGATCATCTTCTTGTCGCTAGCTGCAATTTCGTTGAGTTTGTTAGGTTTCAAGAGCAATACTTTTGTTCTTTATTTACTAATCGGAATGGCAGGTGCCACTACAATTGGAACACAAATTTTATTATATGCTTATGTAGCACAATTCTACCCTATGGACATTCGTTCAACAGGAATTGGTTGGGCTTCAGGTGTAGGTAGACTTGGAGGAATGGCAGGACCAATTCTTGGAGGAGCGTTATTGAGTATGGGATTACCATTCGAAGCAAATTTCATGATTTTCGCTATTCCAGGAGCTATCGGTGCTTTGGCTATTTGTTTTGTAAGTCTAAAATATGCTTACGTTAACAAAGTAACTTCACAAGTTGAACTTCAAACAGAACCCAAATTAGGATAA
- a CDS encoding 1,6-dihydroxycyclohexa-2,4-diene-1-carboxylate dehydrogenase, producing the protein MNKFFPNRFQNKTIVVTGAGQGIGKGVAVRAAQEGAQVALVDRSEIVYEVVNEIKALGGEAIGIVADLEVYENFVATFKEVKATFNRIDVLINNVGGTIWAKPYEHYKVDEIEKEIKRSLFPTLWGCHAVLPYMLEQNSGAIVNISSIATRSINRVPYAAAKGGVNAITASLAFENATKNIRVNGIATGGTEAPPRIIPRNPNEQSENEKNWYQQIIDQTVDSTLMKRYGTIEEQVGAILFLASDEASYITGITLPVSGGDLG; encoded by the coding sequence ATGAACAAATTTTTTCCCAATCGTTTCCAGAATAAAACTATTGTAGTAACCGGTGCAGGTCAAGGAATTGGTAAAGGAGTGGCTGTTAGAGCGGCTCAAGAAGGGGCTCAAGTAGCATTGGTAGACCGTTCTGAAATTGTGTACGAAGTTGTTAATGAAATTAAGGCTTTAGGCGGCGAAGCAATAGGAATTGTTGCCGATTTAGAAGTGTATGAAAATTTTGTTGCGACATTCAAAGAGGTTAAAGCTACTTTCAATAGAATTGATGTTTTAATCAACAACGTAGGAGGCACTATTTGGGCAAAACCTTACGAACATTACAAAGTAGATGAAATTGAAAAAGAAATCAAACGTTCTTTATTTCCGACACTTTGGGGATGTCATGCGGTTCTACCTTATATGCTTGAACAAAATTCTGGAGCTATTGTCAATATTTCTTCTATAGCTACAAGAAGTATCAATCGTGTTCCTTATGCTGCAGCAAAAGGCGGAGTGAATGCTATTACAGCGTCATTAGCTTTTGAAAATGCAACCAAAAATATTAGGGTAAACGGAATTGCCACCGGAGGAACGGAAGCTCCACCAAGAATAATTCCGCGTAATCCAAATGAACAATCGGAAAACGAGAAAAATTGGTACCAACAAATTATAGATCAAACGGTTGATTCTACCTTAATGAAACGTTATGGTACTATTGAAGAGCAAGTTGGAGCTATTTTATTCTTAGCTTCTGACGAAGCTTCTTATATCACCGGAATTACACTTCCGGTGTCGGGAGGCGACTTGGGTTAA
- the dmpI gene encoding 4-oxalocrotonate tautomerase DmpI — translation MPIITFESGKISEEKKRELLQKLVEVGVEVTGTPKEYFVVKIHEYPDDNFAMAGETVTQIKEKLQKK, via the coding sequence ATGCCAATCATAACATTTGAATCAGGAAAAATTAGCGAAGAAAAAAAGCGAGAATTGCTTCAAAAATTAGTAGAAGTTGGGGTTGAGGTAACAGGAACTCCCAAGGAATATTTCGTAGTAAAAATTCATGAATATCCAGATGATAATTTTGCTATGGCTGGTGAAACAGTTACTCAGATTAAAGAAAAACTTCAAAAGAAATAA
- a CDS encoding muconolactone Delta-isomerase family protein: MVFLVEMDVNIPTTWDEDKLKDYIKREQETSQKWQKSGKWKYLWRVAGQYSNVSVLEVESPDELHAIISSLPLFPYMDIKVKALCKHPNAVRETLL; this comes from the coding sequence ATGGTATTCTTAGTCGAAATGGATGTAAATATTCCAACCACTTGGGATGAAGATAAATTGAAAGATTATATCAAGAGAGAACAAGAAACCTCTCAAAAATGGCAAAAATCAGGAAAGTGGAAGTATTTGTGGCGTGTGGCCGGACAATATTCTAACGTAAGTGTTTTAGAAGTAGAAAGCCCGGATGAATTGCATGCGATCATCAGCTCTTTACCCCTTTTTCCATATATGGACATCAAAGTAAAAGCACTTTGCAAACACCCAAATGCTGTTAGAGAAACACTTTTATAA
- a CDS encoding 3-oxoacid CoA-transferase — translation MKKTPQISLEEAAKLVKNGDVLLQGGFGMTGNPVHLMHALAKTDTKDLTFIGNNVGEPGLGGGLLLRNGQIKKMIGSFFTSNPEAVKAAQEGKVEYELIPQGTLAEALRAGGAGIGGFFTPTAAGTVIAEGKETKILKGVQQVFVEGIRGNIAFIRAWKADAAGNLVYRMTEQNFNRAMATAADLVIAEVEEIVPEGSIDPNEIHTPGCFVDYLVQATLHLDDLGSSASVSSSKKVSESRMNVAKRALQELQKGDVVNLGIGIPTLVADLITPEHGIILHTENGMLGVGPAPKDGGGALDYPVNAGKIPVTALPGSSYFDSTESFAMIRGKHIDVAVMGGLEADEAANLANWAVPGQPLLGVGGAMDLASGAKKLIITMTHTNKDGSSKIVPTCKLPLTAIESIDMVITDLAVFKYIEGQLTLVEVMPGATLEEVKQKTEANFIEKLS, via the coding sequence ATGAAAAAAACACCACAAATCTCTTTAGAAGAGGCCGCAAAATTGGTGAAAAATGGCGATGTGTTGCTACAAGGCGGATTCGGAATGACAGGAAATCCGGTGCACTTAATGCATGCTTTAGCCAAAACAGATACGAAAGATTTAACCTTTATCGGAAATAATGTAGGTGAACCTGGTTTAGGTGGAGGTCTATTATTGCGTAACGGACAAATCAAAAAAATGATAGGTTCGTTTTTTACCAGTAATCCCGAAGCGGTTAAAGCAGCTCAGGAAGGAAAAGTGGAATACGAATTAATTCCGCAAGGTACTTTGGCCGAAGCGTTAAGAGCTGGTGGAGCCGGAATTGGTGGTTTTTTTACACCAACGGCTGCCGGAACGGTAATTGCTGAAGGAAAAGAAACGAAAATATTGAAAGGCGTGCAACAGGTTTTTGTAGAAGGAATTCGCGGAAATATTGCTTTTATCAGAGCTTGGAAAGCTGATGCTGCCGGAAATTTGGTTTACAGGATGACTGAACAAAATTTCAATAGAGCCATGGCAACAGCTGCTGATTTGGTTATTGCAGAGGTAGAAGAAATTGTACCGGAAGGTTCTATTGATCCTAACGAAATTCATACGCCGGGTTGTTTTGTAGATTACTTAGTACAAGCTACGCTGCATTTGGACGATTTAGGTAGTTCAGCTTCCGTAAGTTCTTCTAAAAAAGTAAGCGAGAGCCGAATGAATGTGGCAAAAAGAGCGCTTCAGGAACTTCAAAAAGGCGATGTAGTAAATCTGGGAATTGGTATTCCTACTCTGGTTGCCGATTTAATTACACCGGAACATGGGATCATTTTACACACTGAAAACGGAATGTTGGGCGTTGGTCCTGCTCCGAAAGATGGTGGAGGTGCTTTAGATTATCCGGTTAATGCCGGAAAGATTCCGGTGACAGCTTTACCGGGAAGTAGTTATTTTGACAGTACCGAATCATTTGCCATGATCCGAGGAAAACATATCGATGTAGCGGTTATGGGTGGTTTAGAAGCTGATGAAGCGGCTAATTTAGCCAATTGGGCTGTTCCGGGACAACCTTTGTTAGGCGTTGGCGGTGCTATGGATTTGGCTTCTGGAGCTAAAAAACTAATCATTACCATGACGCATACCAACAAAGATGGTTCCTCTAAAATTGTACCAACTTGTAAATTGCCTTTAACAGCAATTGAATCGATAGATATGGTAATCACTGATTTAGCGGTATTTAAGTATATCGAAGGCCAATTGACTTTAGTCGAAGTCATGCCGGGAGCAACATTAGAAGAAGTTAAACAAAAAACAGAAGCAAATTTTATAGAAAAATTATCTTAA
- a CDS encoding muconate/chloromuconate family cycloisomerase, with amino-acid sequence MSNITIQKVEAIIVDLPTIRPHHLSMTVMRNQAMVILRFFCSDGIEGIGEATTIGGLSYGEESPESMKLNFDTYFAPLLIGKDATNIHQIMYVLEKSIRGNRIVKSAVETALLDAQGKRLGVSVATLLGGANTDRLPVLWALASGDTGKDIEEAQELIKMGRHNTFKLKIGWRAPEISIAHVAAIKKALGEEIKITVDVNQAWDESTAKIGIAKLQDAGIDLIEQPIVKDNFEGLSRLTNMFIVPIMADEALNDASDAYKLAKIRGGDVFALKIGKSGGLYNVLKTAAVAEAADISLYGGTLLEGTIGSVASAHAFSTLKNMSWGTELFGPLLLTDDIVKKGIEFTDSSMKLPSGPGLGLELDLDKLEKYRRK; translated from the coding sequence ATGTCAAATATAACCATTCAGAAAGTAGAAGCCATAATCGTAGATTTACCTACAATAAGACCGCATCATTTATCCATGACGGTAATGCGTAATCAAGCTATGGTTATCCTACGTTTTTTCTGTAGTGATGGAATAGAAGGAATCGGTGAAGCCACAACTATCGGAGGATTAAGCTACGGCGAAGAATCTCCGGAAAGCATGAAGCTGAATTTTGATACCTACTTTGCTCCTCTTTTAATCGGAAAAGATGCGACCAATATTCACCAAATCATGTATGTGTTGGAAAAAAGCATCCGCGGAAACCGAATTGTAAAATCAGCGGTCGAAACAGCTTTGTTAGACGCTCAAGGTAAAAGATTAGGCGTTTCTGTAGCTACGTTATTAGGCGGAGCCAATACAGACCGTTTACCGGTACTTTGGGCGTTGGCTAGTGGTGATACAGGAAAAGATATTGAAGAGGCTCAGGAATTAATTAAAATGGGTCGCCACAACACATTTAAACTTAAAATCGGATGGAGAGCTCCGGAAATTTCTATTGCTCACGTAGCGGCTATTAAAAAGGCTTTAGGCGAAGAGATTAAAATTACCGTAGATGTAAACCAAGCTTGGGATGAAAGTACGGCTAAAATTGGAATTGCGAAACTTCAGGATGCGGGAATTGATTTAATTGAACAACCCATTGTAAAAGATAATTTTGAAGGTCTGTCACGTTTAACCAATATGTTTATTGTACCCATTATGGCTGATGAAGCGTTGAATGATGCTTCCGATGCGTATAAACTGGCAAAAATACGTGGAGGTGATGTTTTTGCTTTAAAAATCGGAAAATCAGGTGGTTTGTACAATGTGTTGAAAACAGCAGCCGTTGCCGAAGCAGCCGATATCAGTTTGTATGGAGGTACACTTTTAGAGGGAACTATTGGTTCAGTCGCTTCAGCGCATGCTTTCAGTACATTAAAAAATATGTCTTGGGGAACTGAACTTTTCGGACCTTTATTGCTAACGGATGACATTGTAAAAAAAGGAATTGAATTTACAGATTCATCTATGAAATTACCTTCAGGTCCTGGTTTAGGATTAGAATTAGATTTAGACAAATTAGAAAAATACAGAAGAAAATAA
- the pcaD gene encoding 3-oxoadipate enol-lactonase yields MSFAKVNNTKIHYEYLQNGKDKTLVFSNSLGTNFSMWNPQIEALSQEYNLLFQDTRGHGQSEVTSGEYSAELLGKDVLALLDFLNIEKFAFCGLSMGGLIGQWLGIHAKERIEKLIICNTAAKIGTLDGWNQRIATVSENGLANIVPATAERWFTEKFRASSYDQIQPILDVFAKTDVAGYCSNCAMVRDADFRTQLHEIEAPTLVICGTEDTVTTVEDGKFMQEQIPNAQLKAFYAAHLSNVEAAAEFNQALLDFLK; encoded by the coding sequence ATGTCTTTTGCTAAAGTAAATAACACAAAAATCCACTACGAATACTTGCAAAACGGCAAGGATAAAACATTGGTATTTTCTAATTCTTTAGGAACCAATTTTTCCATGTGGAACCCTCAGATAGAAGCGTTATCTCAGGAGTATAACTTATTGTTTCAGGACACTCGCGGTCACGGACAAAGTGAAGTGACTTCGGGCGAATATTCTGCGGAACTATTAGGTAAGGATGTCTTAGCACTACTCGATTTCTTGAACATTGAAAAATTCGCTTTTTGTGGACTTTCCATGGGCGGATTAATCGGACAATGGTTGGGAATTCACGCTAAAGAACGAATTGAAAAATTAATCATTTGTAATACAGCGGCTAAAATTGGAACACTTGATGGTTGGAACCAAAGAATTGCAACCGTTTCCGAAAATGGGTTGGCCAATATTGTTCCGGCAACTGCCGAAAGATGGTTTACCGAAAAATTCAGGGCATCTTCTTACGATCAAATCCAACCTATTTTAGACGTATTCGCTAAAACGGATGTAGCTGGATATTGTTCCAACTGCGCTATGGTTCGCGATGCCGATTTCAGAACACAATTACATGAAATTGAAGCTCCTACCCTAGTCATTTGCGGAACGGAAGATACAGTTACAACCGTTGAAGACGGAAAATTTATGCAGGAGCAAATTCCAAATGCGCAATTAAAAGCATTTTACGCAGCACATCTTTCCAATGTAGAAGCTGCCGCTGAGTTTAATCAAGCACTATTGGATTTTTTAAAATAA
- a CDS encoding DoxX family membrane protein produces MPQAAPILILILLALTFLQSGYDKIKDWKGNVEWLKSHFNGTFLGKQVPLALFLILVLEICSGVMCVSGIIELFNTPDTIVGYYGAVLSCITLLFLLFGQRIAKDYDGARTIVIYFIPAILAVYWLG; encoded by the coding sequence ATTCCTCAAGCAGCACCTATTTTAATTTTAATTCTATTAGCCCTAACTTTTTTACAATCCGGTTATGACAAGATAAAAGACTGGAAAGGTAATGTAGAATGGCTTAAAAGTCACTTTAACGGTACTTTTTTAGGAAAACAAGTTCCGCTGGCCTTATTTCTTATTTTAGTTTTGGAAATTTGTTCCGGTGTAATGTGCGTTTCCGGTATAATAGAATTATTCAATACTCCTGATACTATTGTAGGCTATTATGGAGCCGTTCTATCGTGTATAACGCTTTTATTTTTGCTTTTCGGACAAAGAATTGCTAAAGATTACGATGGTGCCAGAACCATTGTTATTTACTTTATTCCGGCTATTTTAGCCGTTTACTGGTTAGGGTAA
- a CDS encoding OmpH family outer membrane protein, translating into MKKAFLILGLAIAMISCNKQESTPAYKTAYIDTAELLEKYEKFKDEDEKFKVKSQEMGRPLQAKLQAFQDEANNFQRNAQIKGMAWAQQKGAELQQREQQLAMEQDALLRQIQVESDSIRTGIIKSMKDYIKEYGKKEGYDYIYGTGDAATVLYAKDNYDITQEVLKSLNDEFKASQGKTEEKAEATEETKEEEK; encoded by the coding sequence ATGAAAAAAGCATTTTTAATTTTAGGACTTGCAATTGCAATGATTTCTTGTAACAAACAAGAAAGCACACCGGCTTATAAAACAGCTTATATTGACACAGCTGAACTTTTAGAAAAATATGAAAAGTTTAAAGATGAAGACGAAAAGTTCAAAGTAAAATCGCAGGAAATGGGTCGTCCGTTGCAAGCAAAATTACAAGCTTTTCAGGATGAGGCTAATAATTTCCAACGCAATGCTCAAATAAAAGGGATGGCTTGGGCACAACAAAAAGGTGCTGAGTTACAACAAAGAGAGCAACAATTAGCAATGGAACAAGATGCTTTATTACGTCAAATTCAGGTAGAAAGCGATAGTATCCGTACAGGAATCATTAAATCGATGAAAGACTATATCAAAGAATACGGTAAAAAAGAAGGGTATGATTATATCTACGGAACGGGTGATGCTGCTACAGTTTTATATGCTAAAGATAACTATGATATTACACAAGAAGTTTTAAAATCGTTAAACGATGAGTTTAAAGCTTCTCAAGGTAAAACAGAAGAAAAAGCTGAAGCTACAGAAGAAACGAAAGAAGAAGAAAAATAA